The Fusarium keratoplasticum isolate Fu6.1 chromosome 8, whole genome shotgun sequence genome includes a region encoding these proteins:
- a CDS encoding Homoaconitase, mitochondrial → MTPIRRAVTLSAVSRLSSLSRQRLVVRSQSLSAAVSQFHAYSTSRPLRQQAFHSQLENAPNAADLLSSLDAASATAPSTPQTLTEKIVQRYSVGLAPGKKVKSGDYVTLQPAQCMTHDNSWPVALKMMSIGATQIKNPSQIVMTLDHDTQNKTEANLRKYKNIQEFAEKHGTAFYPAGRGIGHQIMIEEGYAWPGSLAVASDSHSNIYGGIGCLGTPVVRTDAAAIWSTERTWWQIPPIAKVTFTGLLPPGVTGKDVIVALCGLFNKDEVLNHAIEFAGSEQTMHSIPIDDRLTISNMSTEWGCLTGLFPVDDVLVSWLRAKATTAAMLSPNSNESRFTHKRIDDLVENRLTADQGATYAKELYLNLSTLSPFVAGPNSVKDATPIRDLEPQNIPVDKAYLVSCTNSRASDLAAAARVFREAAQEGKPAKVASGVKFYVAAASILEQKIAEEAGDWDVLREAGAEFLPSGCGPCIGLGTGLLEEGEVGISASNRNFKGRMGSPLAKAYLASPEIVAASAIQGKIAGPGWYQKPEGVEKVIIGEGSGDHVADKALSIEDALDKIIAEAESMIAVAEKDGSGAEAETAAPASEAEGEETLTDIIPGFPEKIEGEIVFCDADNINTDGIYPGKYTYQDGITREQMSEVCMENYDPEFRNTARAGDILVAGFNFGCGSSREQAATAILAKEIPLVVSGSFGNIFSRNSINNALLGVEVPRLVERLRETYKDDAEKPLTRRTGWKLLWDLRRSKVVVTEKSGETWSQKVGEMPPNVQEIIARGGLEKWVKAEIENWDRYTKASKHWEWWAHQMSSADRKIWLENYSKLETTNSTSLIANHRLTRRATPSWAALTLLKIIFGTDTFLAIKTVIKFQNAFPTSDMSKWKPNEDGPTNV, encoded by the exons ATGACACCAATT CGAAGAGCCGTCACTCTCTCGGCCGTGTCTAGGCTCTCGAGCCTCTCGAGACAgcgcctcgtcgtccgaTCTCAGTCTCTCTCTGCTGCCGTCTCTCAATTCCACGCCTACTCGACGTCTCGTCCTCTCCGACAACAGGCATTCCACTCGCAGCTTGAGAATGCGCCCAACGCCGCCGACCTCCTCAGTTCCCTCGATGCCGCCTCCGCAACAGCTCCCTCGACTCCCCAGACCCTCACCGAGAAGATTGTACAGCGGTACTCGGTTGGCCTTGCCCCtggcaagaaggtcaagTCTGGGGATTATGTGACTTTGCAGCCTGCGCAGTGCATGA CACATGACAATAGTTGGCCAGTCGCTTTAAAGATGATGTCTATCGGTGCCACCCAGATCAAGAACCCGTCACAAATCGTTATG ACACTTGATCACGACACGCAGAACAAGACTGAGGCCAACCTGCGCAAATACAAAAACATCCAAGAGTTCGCTGAAAAGCATGGCACAGCATT CTACCCAGCAGGGCGGGGCATTGGCCACCAAATCATGATCGAGGAAGGATATGCTTGGCCAGGAAGCCTTGCTGTGGCATCTGATAGTCACTCGAACATTTATGGTGGAATTGGGTGCCTTGG AACCCCTGTCGTTAGGACagacgccgccgccatctgGTCAACGGAACGTACCTGGTGGCAGATTCCCCCGATCGCCAAGGTCACGTTCACCGGGCTCTTGCCCCCTGGAGTTACGGGAAAGGATGTCATCGTTGCCCTCTGCGGCCTCTTCAACAAGGACGAGGTGCTGAACCATGCCATCGAGTTTGCCGGATCAGAACAAACAATGCACAGCATCCCCATCGACGACCGTCTCACAATATCAAACATGAGCACAGAATGGGGCTGCCTCACAG GGCTGTTCCCTGTTGACGATGTCCTCGTCTCGTGGCTGCGTGCCAAGGCCACCACTGCTGCCATGCTCAGCCCAAACTCTAACGAGAGCAGGTTCACTCACAAGCGTATAGATGACCTGGTCGAAAACAGGCTCACTGCTGACCAGGGTGCCACCTACGCGAAGGAGCTCTACCTGAACCTTTCAACCCTCTCTCCCTTTGTTGCTGGTCCCAACTCGGTCAAGGATGCCACTCCTATCCGAGATCTCGAACCTCAAAACATCCCCGTTGATAAGGCTTA TCTTGTGTCATGTACCAACTCTCGGGCCTCCGATTTAGCTGCCGCCGCTCGCGTCTTCCGGGAGGCCGCCCAGGAGGGCAAACCGGCCAAGGTTGCGTCCGGTGTCAAGTTTTACGTCGCTGCGGCATCGATCTTGGAGCAGAAGATCGCAGAGGAGGCCGGCGATTGGGACGTTCTTCGCGAGGCCGGTGCTGAGTTCTTGCCTAGTGGCTGTGGCCCGTGTATCGGACTCGGGACAggtcttcttgaagaaggcgaggttGGCATAAGCGCGTCCAACCGGAACTTCAAGGGACGTATGGGCTCGCCGCTTGCAAAGGCATATCTCGCCAGCCCAGAGATCGTTGCTGCCAGCGCCATTCAGGGCAAGATTGCTGGACCCGGCTGGTACCAGAAGCCCGAGGGCGTCGAGAAGGTTATCATTGGAGAGGGCAGTGGAGATCATGTGGCAGACAAGGCCCTCTCCATTGAAGATGCTCTCGACAAGATTATTGCAGAGGCCGAGAGCATGATTGCTGTTGCTGAAAAGGACGGCTCCGGAGCAGAGGCCGAGACCGCTGCTCCTGcttctgaggctgagggggAGGAGACACTTACGGACATCATCCCTGGCTTCCCTGAGAAGATCGAGGGTGAGATTGTCTTTTGTGACgccgacaacatcaacaccgaCGGCATCTATCCCG GAAAATACACTTATCAAGATGGCATAACTAGGGAGCAGATGAGCGAGGTGTGCATGGAGAACTACGACCCCGAGTTCCGCAACACAGCTCGCGCAGGTgacatcctcgtcgccggctTCAACTTTGGCTGTGGCTCGTCCCGAGAGCAGGCCGCCACCGCCatcctggccaaggagatccCATTGGTTGTCTCTGGAAGCTTTGGCAACATCTTTAGCCGgaacagcatcaacaacgcccTCCTGGGTGTCGAGGTGCCGCGCCTCGTGGAGCGCCTCCGTGAGACCTACAAGGACGACGCCGAGAAGCCCCTCACGCGCCGCACCGGGTGGAAGCTCCTCTGGGATCTCCGCCGCAGCAAGGTCGTCGTCACCGAGAAGAGCGGCGAGACATGGAGCCAGAAGGTTGGCGAGATGCCTCCCAACGTCCAAGAGATCATTGCTCGTGGTGGCCTCGAGAAGtgggtcaaggccgagattgAAAA CTGGGACCGGTATACGAAAGCATCGAAGCACTGGGAGTGGTGGGCACACCAGATGTCGTCAGCAGACCGCAAGATTTGGCTAGAAAACTACTCGAAGCTCGAGACCACTAACTCTACGAGTTTGATCGCCAACCATCGCTTGACCAGGAGAGCTACGCCTTCCTGGGCAGCTCTGACATTGCTCAAGATCATCTTTGGGACGGACACGTTTCTGGCCATAAAGACGGTCATCAAGTTTCAGAATGCATTCCCAACATCCGACATGAGCAAGTGGAAGCCCAACGAGGACGGACCGACAAATGTTTAA